A genome region from Calliopsis andreniformis isolate RMS-2024a chromosome 2, iyCalAndr_principal, whole genome shotgun sequence includes the following:
- the Mical gene encoding molecule interacting with CasL isoform X2, with translation MDHQQSARKAVNSPEVAIANEVFDLFCNATTLKSILGHFRHLCELLKIRPNAITQFYPKLKSKLRSWKAQALWKKFDQRANHKCYNRGKACPNTRVLIIGGGPCGLRSAIEAQLLGAKVVVVEKRDRMSRNNVLHLWPFVIQDLRGLGAKKFFGKFCAGSIDHISIRQLQCILLKVALILGVEFHENVSFDSLIPPPENQEEGKIGWRAKTTPADHPVSQYEFDVLIGADGKRNTLEGFKRKEFRGKLAIAITANFINKRTEAEARVEEISGVAFIFNQKFFKELYQETGIDLENIVYYKDDTHYFVMTAKKHSLIDKGVILQDHADTAKLLAKENVDREALMLYAREAAEFSTEYQMMDMEFAVNHYGQPDVAMFDFTSMYAAENASRVLERRGHRLLMILVGDSLLEPFWPTGSGCARGFLSSLDACWAIKQWGASISPLEVIAERESIYRLLGQTTPENLNRDYAAYTLDPHTRYPNLNVSSVTPMQVRSLLDTDDPDSIKQPPIQSDVDIPKKRRRRDLRGDSQIHPDMLLRWLQRQVALYDSVRIEDMGASFKSGLAISAIIHRYRPDLIDFHSLDPDEVVKNNQLAFDVLEKELGIAPIMTGEEMAQCDVPDKLAMFSYLTQIYEVFRGEIPYIKHPKLEPENEERPAHSKQLSQLTPDQKVHLLDRIVRQDSATRTRHSRSRHNENLNPVDKKGDTISRRSRKRRSTEKMGVTVEERQKRLADIEKNRTERMRRRQYLRYMATQQFYKSMQMLQANAKREKDEPFEDYSIFLYRQTAPDFKDRVKYLEQKILYPDREPKIHAGHRRNSIDEEFSGRIKSIEDKLKGSTPSEKKPRDLLRAIGKIEKTDWNVKEIEKKIEENKMGRSVRHDKVERVPKWSREQFLARQIKMEKKGHDQKESDSKYADIDNTLKSIDRKIKEGNVLGYNKVSAMAEQFSNKSQDAEPKVQKSNVKPTITLPTQGGSEMCHFCNKRVYLMERLSAEGKFFHRGCFRCEYCSTSLRIGNHTFDREKNGGRFYCTQHFGFSGTIKARAEKKRLTSLNKENIPNAPVHVKTPEKAKIPLEGVVGLDLLDRGQTPERIEFENLAGISDAEEPQSQMDEDEWTDRNFGASTAEMGSSDDISDMSDSDDDNEVYEEAIDQPLTTEGTLELAKNWTLRYSHSHTAMGQSDTGSNEYEDSSDEYTNEDDESTTATEDEEDIRAREIRKQEVRVKHSTRSTDTDSGSETEVASNDATSEESEENSATEISTDSEFEHDGATPTQHEIPEITINDSYIRKTRGNYVEPKKVQVKSKVISSVNGNLKQEKETDAKSQLTKTDHTNNPHTGKESNSNLQGSNNIIRIPLINPRKGDYLLNRTHSTEGIASKLSLELKKKYLLGGTAFGGSVMKSGSASNVDTQLRNLTDAISQHQKLLNPAPEPSPTMQAFLQGTSKLRSNNTQLSPISPTNLFSASPVKTYTANRSPQNLLNNDGPIYKATILPEISKTHLPDLVKESSILKSKTAPNIVCSESKNTTDKELMKEQVASSQMNTAVKTSEILENVKNSQNVENNFTVNVDETNGFRPRSPLHETSIIVPQVDWSKNKEEAKKTASSGDSEIDSDSLSSSDGEVEGRQNQQLAAVNLSPPRLQIHSTDGDLLLDEEADKYKDLDLDDGQSFEPDSIECSILRDKELNNRMNSAALDPAPCLNKTSVELELVKNEIEQLELQDDSKRSVSNCSSPTSIASAISNKHDDSEDNDVTTAALTETEFSEWARDGEVLVSDDLRDVEFNINPEFITTRRHTNKSLSDSTKMSYTPITIAKEEDLTDMDLDSSRLDKRPDIPSNNTSKLLANGENIDFMDTDNDSLLDDSLQDASNMVVLKNRGYIEFVDTIKTTLTPTGSRNKLNADAPIAKLEVENDSCSEEEAYNDRNVIEINPVTMDDVMNKLNGANKLKNEVENITEKKLKNGQDQPVVEAVNKELFHSMEEDSLLIVEPAEDTTTSEVITVLASPVNPQVSIVPAQVQEPNQEEQTKAVADSSNPDYLEYVKRLQSRIAEFSNAKDSIDIRKSKRKNSKNSIQTRTAEMIAEEIKSQETAIINSFNSPATSRKLEEITRERSKQKNVIQDLLMDKLEAHKQKSAEKKARRAARASSFNSTPALSPIKPPLPNVLSINKFEPTSTVTPTNSPLRTTFAEAKMSLELSAPQDAKQFLWKMETEKDTNFGKSKNEVQPSESTAIKADTEMENSFKTPIAPPRLKHEEARRTAEKARQDARERARLKSDEDLGLSPEDKIKELRMKVARRQLSMEEKKEELQSEPRPRVYSSGANKAGLKLQTSKSTDNMKAITEAINFSGLSTVTAKSMDELLHADSSPKSPNNSATVLKRDKKQKTKDPERRKSIIQAVSDFFFKKESSPSPSNQKDKLSMFRLTSKSKGKLCKSYSEGSDLDKIVSPKNNTRPKSVCEGMLTRNSLNENPPPIPPPPLNYTIPTAQVSDDSLSEDDTKTTAVSTSCMQKAAVNEGSCNSIPRKSKTTKRVARQAQLKRLRMAQEIQRKLEETEVKQRELESRGVSVEKALRGEGECSDREEADLLREWFDLMKERTELRRYEKELLVRAQEVQLEDRHERLQQELRERLADDDDKKTSADVKKEGEILTEMLEIVAKRDSLIALLEEERQRYQDEDRDLEAQMLAKGLRLTPIKKCVPKYSV, from the exons ATGGATCACCAGCAGTCCGCTCGAAAGGCGGTGAACTCGCCGGAAGTGGCGATAGCCAACGAGGTGTTCGACCTGTTCTGCAACGCGACCACGCTCAAGTCCATTCTCGGACACTTCAGGCACCTGTGCGAGCTGCTGAAGATCAGGCCGAACGCTATCACTCAGTTCTACCCGAAATTGAAGTCGAAGCTGCGATCCTGGAAGGCCCAGGCTCTGTGGAAGAAGTTCGATCAGAGGGCCAACCACAAGTGTTACAATCGGGGGAAAGCATGCCCCAACACAAGG GTATTAATCATCGGCGGTGGTCCCTGCGGGCTTCGCTCAGCGATCGAGGCGCAGCTATTGGGGGCGAAAGTGGTGGTCGTCGAGAAGAGGGATCGTATGTCCAGAAACAACGTTCTTCACCTCTGGCCCTTCGTCATCCAAGACCTCCGCGGCCTAGGGGCGAAGAAATTCTTCGGGAAATTCTGCGCGGGCTCCATCGATCACATCAGTATCCGACAGCTTCAATGTATCTTACTGAAAGTCGCTTTGATCCTCGGCGTTGAGTTCCACGAGAACGTGAGCTTCGATTCTTTGATACCGCCTCCAGAGAATCAGGAAGAAGGCA AAATCGGTTGGAGAGCGAAAACGACACCTGCAGATCATCCAGTATCTCAGTACGAGTTCGACGTGCTAATCGGTGCAGATGGTAAAAGGAACACCTTGGAAGGGTTCAAGCGCAAGGAATTTCGAGGGAAATTAGCCATCGCTATAACAGCGAATTTTATAAACAAACGAACCGAGGCAGAGGCGCGGGTGGAAGAGATCAGCGGAGTAGCTTTTATCTTTAATCAGAAGTTCTTCAAGGAATTGTACCAGGAGACTGGTATCGACTTAGAAAATATAGTTTATTATAAGGATGACACTCACTACTTCGTGATGACTGCTAAGAAGCACAGTCTGATCGACAAGGGAGTCATTCTGCAG GATCACGCAGACACTGCCAAGCTACTCGCCAAAGAAAACGTTGATCGCGAAGCATTGATGCTGTACGCTCGAGAGGCGGCCGAATTCTCGACCGAATACCAAATGATGGACATGGAATTCGCTGTGAATCATTATGGCCAGCCAGACGTGGCTATGTTCGATTTCACGTCCATGTATGCAGCAGAGAATGCTAGTCGGGTCCTGGAACGTCGTGGCCACAGATTGCTTATGATACTCGTTGGCGACAGTCTTCTTGAG CCCTTTTGGCCAACTGGCTCAGGCTGTGCGAGAGGATTCTTGAGTTCGTTAGACGCATGTTGGGCGATCAAGCAATGGGGAGCATCGATATCGCCTCTGGAAGTGATTGCAGAGCGGGAATCGATTTACAGGCTGCTTGGACAGACGACACCAGAGAATTTGAACAGAGATTATGCCGCGTACACGCTGGACCCTCATACCAG ATATCCAAATCTGAATGTATCCTCTGTAACTCCAATGCAAGTGCGAAGTCTCCTCGATACAGATGATCCCGACAGCATCAAACAGCCTCCTATACAATCTGACGTTGATATCCCTAAGAAGCGTCGTCGTCGCG ATCTCCGTGGAGATTCTCAAATACATCCAGACATGCTGCTTCGCTGGCTCCAAAGACAGGTTGCCTTGTACGATTCTGTCCGAATAGAGGACATGGGTGCTTCCTTCAAGAGTGGTCTGGCTATCTCTGCGATCATTCACAGATACCGTCCAGATCTAATCGATTTTCATAGTCTAGACCCGGATGAAGTAGTGAAGAACAATCAGCTGGCCTTCGACGTCCTCGAAAAGGAATTGGGCATAGCTCCT ATAATGACGGGGGAAGAGATGGCCCAATGCGATGTTCCTGACAAGCTAGCCATGTTCTCCTATTTGACACAGATATACGAAGTTTTCCGTGGTGAAATACCGTATATTAAACACCCAAAATTA GAACCCGAAAACGAGGAAAGGCCCGCGCATAGTAAACAATTGAGCCAATTAACGCCTGATCAAAAAGTTCATTTGCTCGACCGTATCGTCAGACAAGACAGTGCAACGAGAACGAGACATTCACGATCGAGACATAACGAGAATTTAAACCCCGTGGACAAAAAGGGAGACACTATTAGTCGACGTTCTCGAAAGAGACGAAGCACAGAGAAAATGGGTGTGACAGTG GAGGAAAGGCAGAAGAGACTCGCAGATATAGAGAAAAATCGTACGGAACGTATGAGAAGACGACAGTATTTGCGATACATGGCGACGCAGCAATTTTACAAAAGTATGCAGATGCTGCAAGCGAACGCGAAACGCGAGAAAGACGAGCCGTTCGAGGATTACTCGATATTCTTATACCGCCAAACAGCGCCGGATTTCAAGGATAGAGTGAAATACCTTGAACAGAAAATCTTGTACCCA GATAGAGAACCCAAGATACACGCTGGCCATCGTAGAAACAGCATAGATGAAGAGTTTTCTGGTAGAATAAAGAGTATCGAAGACAAACTCAAAGGATCTACTCCGTCTGAGAAGAAGCCTAGAGATCTTCTACGTGCCATTG GTAAGATCGAGAAGACTGACTGGAACGTGAAGGAGATCGAGAAGAAAATCGAAGAGAACAAGATGGGTCGTTCGGTTCGCCACGACAAAGTAGAACGTGTGCCTAAATGGAGTCGAGAACAG TTTTTAGCTCGACAAATCAAGATGGAGAAGAAGGGGCACGATCAGAAGGAGTCAGATAGTAAGTACGCTGATATTGACAATACCCTGAAGAGTATAGACAGGAAGATCAAAGAGGGTAATGTGCTCGGGTACAATAAAGTCTCGGCTATGGCTGAGCAGTTTTCGAATAAAAGTCAGGACGCGGAGCCCAAGGTGCAGAAATCG AACGTTAAACCTACGATAACGTTGCCTACTCAAGGAGGCTCGGAGATGTGTCATTTCTGCAATAAGAGGGTATATTTGATGGAGAGACTCAGCGCCGAAGGGAAATTCTTCCATCGTGGATGTTTCCGTTGTGAATATTGTTCTACCTCATTAAGAATAG GAAATCATACGTTCGATAGGGAAAAGAATGGAGGACGATTCTATTGCACGCAACACTTTGGCTTCTCAGGAACGATAAAAGCTCGTGCGGAGAAAAAGAGGCTTACTTCGTTGAATAAGGAAAATATACCTAATGCACCTGTGCATGTAAAAACACCCGAAAAG GCGAAAATACCACTAGAAGGGGTTGTTGGTCTTGATCTTCTCGATCGTGGACAAACGCCAGAAAGAATAGAATTCGAAAACTTGGCAGGTATATCGGACGCTGAAGAACCTCAAAGTCAAATGGACGAGGATGAATGGACTGATAGGAATTTCGGCGCCTCCACTGCGGAAATGGGCTCCAGCGATGATATCTCAGACATGAG CGATTCAGACGATGATAACGAGGTCTACGAGGAAGCAATAGACCAGCCATTGACCACTGAAGGAACCCTTGAACTAGCTAAAAATTGGACATTGCGGTATTCTCATTCACACACTGCGATGGGGCAGTCTGACACTGGAAGTAATGAGTATGAGGATTCCAGTGATGAATACACGAACGAAG ACGATGAGAGTACAACTGCCACGGAAGACGAAGAAGACATACGAGCGCGGGAAATCAGGAAGCAAGAAGTGCGGGTGAAACATTCTACTCGCAGTACCGACACGGATAGTGGTTCGGAAACGGAG GTTGCCTCTAATGATGCTACATCTGAGGAAAGCGAGGAGAATTCAGCCACAGAAATATCGACTGATTCCGAATTTGAGCatgatggagcaactcccactCAGCACGAAATTCCAGAAATAACAATCAACGATTCGTACATCCGCAAGACTAGGGGGAATTACGTGGAACCCAAGAAAGTTCAAGTGAAAAGCAAAGTTATATCATCGGTCAATGGAAATCTAAAGCAAGAAAAGGAGACGGATGCAAAGTCACAGTTAACGAAAACGGACCACACCAATAATCCTCATACAGGGAAAGAAAGTAACTCGAATTTACAAGGGTCCAATAATATAATCCGAATTCCATTAATAAATCCACGTAAAGGGGACTATTTATTAAATCGAACTCATTCTACAGAAGGTATCGCGTCTAAATTGTCACTGGAActtaagaaaaaatatttactgGGCGGCACAGCTTTTGGTGGCTCTGTTATGAAGTCTGGATCAGCTTCAAATGTGGACACTCAATTACGAAATCTAACAGATGCCATTTCTCAGCACCAGAAGCTTCTGAACCCAGCTCCAGAGCCAAGTCCAACTATGCAAGCGTTCTTACAGGGTACAAGCAAGCTAAGATCGAACAATACTCAGTTGTCTCCTATATCGCCCACGAACCTGTTCTCTGCGTCTCCTGTAAAAACGTATACAGCCAACCGATCCCCTCAGAATCTACTAAATAACGATGGTCCAATTTATAAAGCTACAATTCTACCTGAAATTTCGAAAACCCATTTACCAGATTTGGTAAAAGAGTCAAGTATTCTGAAATCGAAAACTGCTCCTAATATAGTCTGCAGTGAGTCTAAGAACACAACTGATAAAGAGTTGATGAAGGAACAAGTAGCCTCTAGCCAAATGAATACAGCAGTTAAGACCTCCGAGATACtggaaaatgttaaaaattcgCAGAATGTAGAGAATAATTTTACAGTAAATGTGGATGAGACGAATGGTTTTCGGCCACGAAGTCCTCTACACGAGACCTCTATCATCGTTCCACAAGTGGATTGGAGTAAAAATAAAGAAGAAGCGAAGAAAACTGCTAGTTCTGGAGATTCAGAAATAGACAGCGATTCCTTGTCTTCCAGCGACGGTGAAGTAGAAGGTCGTCAGAACCAACAATTGGCAGCTGTTAATTTATCCCCACCAAGGTTACAGATTCACAGTACAGATGGGGATTTGCTGTTAGACGAGGAAGCCGATAAGTACAAAGATTTAGACTTAGACGATGGCCAGTCGTTTGAACCAGATTCTATAGAATGTTCGATATTGCGAGATAAAGAGCTAAACAATAGGATGAATTCTGCAGCTTTGGATCCAGCTCCTTGCTTGAACAAAACATCAGTCGAGCTGGAGCTAGTGAAGAATGAAATTGAGCAGCTGGAATTGCAAGACGATAGCAAGAGGAGTGTCAGTAATTGCAGCAGCCCTACGTCAATTGCATCTGCTATATCTAACAAACACGATGACTCTGAAGATAATGATGTTACAACAGCAGCACTTACAGAGACTGAGTTCTCAGAATGGGCTCGTGATGGAGAGGTCTTAGTTTCAGATGATTTACGAGACGTCGAATTCAATATTAACCCAGAATTTATAACCACCAGAAGACACACTAATAAATCATTGTCTGACTCCACTAAGATGAGTTACACGCCTATAACAATAGCCAAAGAAGAAGACTTGACGGACATGGACTTGGATTCCTCTAGGTTGGACAAGAGGCCAGATATCCCAAGTAACAATACTTCGAAGCTTCTAGCTAATGGCGAAAACATAGACTTCATGGACACAGATAATGATTCTTTATTGGATGACAGTCTACAGGACGCTTCTAATATGGTAGTGCTTAAGAACAGAGGGTATATTGAATTCGTCGATACTATTAAAACCACGCTAACACCGACTGGTTCTAGGAATAAATTGAATGCTGATGCTCCAATAGCGAAATTGGAAGTGGAAAATGATTCGTGCTCGGAGGAAGAGGCGTACAATGATAGAAATGTGATAGAGATAAACCCAGTCACGATGGACGATGTGATGAACAAGTTAAATGGTGCTAATAAATTGAAGAACGAAGTTGAGAATATTACGGAGAAAAAACTGAAAAATGGACAGGATCAACCTGTCGTCGAAGCAGTGAACAAGGAACTATTTCATTCGATGGAGGAGGACAgtttactgattgttgagccagCTGAAGATACCACAACCAGTGAAGTAATCACAGTTCTCGCTAGTCCTGTTAATCCACAAGTTTCGATAGTTCCAGCCCAAGTTCAAGAACCAAATCAAGAAGAGCAAACAAAAGCAGTCGCAGATTCCAGCAATCCTGATTACCTAGAATATGTAAAGCGTCTACAGTCTAGAATCGCTGAGTTCAGCAATGCCAAAGACTCCATAGACATCAGGAAATCCAAGAGAAAGAATTCGAAGAATTCTATACAGACTCGTACTGCTGAAATGATAGCTGAAGAGATTAAAAGTCAAGAAACGGCGATAATTAACAGTTTTAATTCTCCAGCTACCTCTAGGAAACTGGAAGAAATCACGAGGGAAAGATCTAAGCAGAAGAATGTGATACAAGACttgttgatggacaaactggaaGCTCATAAACAGAAATCCGCAGAGAAGAAAGCAAGGAGAGCTGCTAGAGCTTCTTCCTTCAACTCTACGCCTGCGCTATCGCCAATAAAGCCACCTCTTCCTAATGTTTTATCCATTAATAAGTTTGAACCCACGTCTACAGTAACGCCAACGAATAGTCCTCTGCGTACCACTTTTGCAGAAGCTAAAATGTCTCTGGAGCTATCAGCGCCTCAAGATGCAAAACAGTTTCTCTGGAAAATGGAAACTGAGAAAGACACAAACTTTGGGAAGAGCAAAAACGAGGTCCAGCCTTCTGAAAGTACAGCTATCAAAGCAGACACTGAGATGGAGAATTCGTTTAAAACTCCAATTGCTCCTCCAAGATTGAAACATGAAGAGGCAAGGAGAACAGCAGAGAAGGCGAGGCAGGATGCTAGAGAAAGAGCCAGATTGAAAAGCGATGAAGATTTAGGGCTCAGTCCAGAGGACAAAATCAAGGAGCTGAGAATGAAAGTGGCGCGAAGGCAGCTTTCAATGGAAGAGAAAAAAGAGGAATTGCAGTCTGAACCACGACCTAGAGTTTATAGTTCTGGAGCGAATAAAGCTGGATTAAAGCTGCAAACGAGCAAGAGCACAGACAATATGAAAGCCATAACAGAGGCAATCAATTTCTCGGGTCTGTCTACTGTCACTGCAAAATCAATGGACGAGTTGCTGCACGCTGATAGCTCCCCAAAATCACCGAATAACTCCGCTACTGTTTTGAAGAGAGATAAAAAGCAGAAGACCAAGGATCCAGAAAGAAGAAAGAGCATCATTCAAGCAGTCTCAGACTTCTTCTTCAAAAAAGAGTCCTCCCCATCGCCGTCCAATCAAAAAGACAAATTGTCCATGTTCCGTCTAACATCTAAATCGAAAGGCAAA TTATGTAAATCGTATTCGGAAGGGTCTGAT CTTGATAAGATCGTATCGCCAAAGAATAACACGAGACCAAAAAGTGTTTGCGAGGGTATGCTCACAAGAAACAGCCTTAATGAAAACCCGCCACCAATTCCACCGCCTCCGCTTAATTACACCATTCCTACAGCCCAAGTATCAG ATGATAGTTTATCAGAAGATGATACTAAGACAACAGCAGTATCGACATCATGTATGCAAAAAGCCGCAGTAAACGAAGGATCATGCAACAGTATTCCACGTAAATCAAAGACTACTAAACGAGTAGCCAGGCAAGCACAGCTGAAGAG GTTGCGAATGGCTCAAGAGATACAAAGGAAATTAGAAGAAACCGAAGTTAAGCAGAGAGAACTAGAAAGTAGAGGTGTTAGCGTTGAAAAAGCTCTTCGTGGAGAAGGAG AATGTTCCGATCGGGAAGAAGCAGATTTACTCAGGGAATGGTTTGATCTCATGAAAGAGCGCACGGAATTGCGTAGATATGAAAAAGAACTTTTGGTACGAGCTCAAGAGGTTCAACTAGAAGATCGTCACGAGAGATTACAGCAAGAATTGCGGGAACGTTTAGCTGATGAtg ATGATAAAAAGACCAGTGCAGATGTGAAAAAGGAAGGAGAAATTTTGACGGAAATGTTGGAAATAGTTGCGAAACGGGATTCGTTGATCGCCCTTTTAGAAGAAGAGCGACAAAG GTATCAAGATGAAGATCGTGACCTTGAAGCTCAAATGTTGGCTAAAGGCCTCAGATTAACGCCAATTAAAAAATGTGTTCCTAAGTATTCGGTTTAA